Proteins from one Gossypium raimondii isolate GPD5lz chromosome 8, ASM2569854v1, whole genome shotgun sequence genomic window:
- the LOC105791542 gene encoding rhodanese-like domain-containing protein 4, chloroplastic isoform X1 — protein sequence MQMRTLNAATPSLTPLSVLSETRTETRKAPLLPIASPLKLPNSPAFIKTQPALHQCFSRTLHGGLLLLSSLLPNGFAKALSYEEALQQTTGFSSSVDFDPNGILDTVVSFVTEHPTVVAGGTVALAVPLILSRLLKNPKPWGVESARSAYAKLGDDATAQLLDIRPLKESRDVGSPDIKGFGKKPVSIAYNGEDKPGFLTKLSLKFKEPENTTLFIIDKFDGNSELVAELVTANGFKAAYAVKDGAEGPRGWVNSGLPWIQPKKGLDLSNLTEAFAEAFGEGSDGLSVTVGIAAAAGLGLLAFSEIETILQLLGSAAIVQLVSKKFLYAENRKQTLKQVDEFLNTKVAPKELVDDVKQIGAALLPTTTTSKALPAPTEEKPEPKVKAVAEAPQTNSVPETVPEADGITGFSRPLSPYASYPDLKPPTSPTPSHPATSKAILSPPEAKPEPKVEAAAETASLINSVPKTDGNSGYPKPLSPYPSYPDLKPPTSPTPSQP from the exons ATGCAAATGAGGACCCTCAATGCAGCAACTCCAAGTTTGACACCTCTCTCGGTTCTTTCTGAGACAAGAACCGAGACCAGAAAAGCACCATTGCTCCCCATTGCTTCACCACTCAAACTACCCAACTCCCCGGCTTTTATTAAGACCCAACCAGCTTTGCACCAGTGTTTTTCAAGAACCTTGCATGGGGGTTTACTGCTACTGTCATCACTTCTCCCCAATGGTTTCGCTAAAGCCTTGTCATACGAGGAAGCCCTACAGCAGACTACGGGATTCTCCTCGTCTGTTGATTTTGACCCAAATGGGATCCTTGATACCGTTGTCAGTTTTGTAACTGAGCATCCCACGGTTGTAGCTGGTGGCACCGTTGCTTTAGCTGTTCCTTTGATTTTGTCTCGTCTGTTAAAGAATCCAAAGCCATGGGGAGTTGAGTCTGCAAGGAGTGCTTACGCCAAGCTAGGTGACGATGCCACTGCTCAGTTGCTGGACATAAGGCCTCTCAAGGAGTCTAGAGATGTTGGTAGCCCTGACATTAAGGGATTTGGGAAGAAACCGGTGTCAATTGCCTACAATGGTGAAGATAAACCAGGGTTCTTGACAAAACTGTCTTTGAAATTCAAGGAACCTGAAAATACTACCTTATTCATTATAGACAA ATTTGATGGGAATTCCGAACTGGTTGCGGAGTTGGTCACTGCAAATGGATTCAAAGCTGCTTATGCAGTCAAAGATGGTGCTGAAGGACCACGGGGATGGGTG AACAGTGGTCTTCCCTGGATACAACCAAAGAAAGGTCTTGACCTTAGCAATTTGACAGAAGCATTCGCTGAGGCCTTCGGA GAGGGATCAGATGGCCTTTCTGTTACTGTGGGGATTGCTGCAGCTGCAGGGTTAGGCCTTTTGGCTTTTTCAGAG ATAGAAACGATCCTTCAACTTTTAGGCTCAGCTGCTATTGTGCAGCTTGTAAGCAAGAAATTCCTGTATGCAGAG AACCGAAAGCAAACACTTAAACAAGTTGATGAATTCTTAAACACGAAGGTGGCTCCTAAGGAACTTGTCGATGATGTAAAG CAAATTGGAGCAGCCCTTTTACCAACAACTACCACTAGCAAGGCTCTTCCTGCACCTACGGAGGAAAAACCTGAACCCAAAGTCAAAGCAGTGGCAGAAGCCCCTCAAACAAATTCAGTTCCCGAAACAGTACCCGAGGCAGATGGAATCACTGGATTTTCAAGACCGCTTTCACCATATGCTTCT TATCCAGATTTGAAGCCTCCAACATCGCCTACTCCATCACATCCTGCCACTAGCAAAGCTATTCTTTCACCTCCAGAGGCAAAACCGGAGCCAAAAGTCGAAGCAGCAGCAGAAACCGCTTCTCTAATTAATTCAGTTCCCAAAACAGATGGAAACTCCGGATATCCTAAACCACTTTCACCATATCCTTCG TATCCAGATTTGAAGCCACCAACATCTCCTACTCCATCACAGCCCTAG
- the LOC105791542 gene encoding rhodanese-like domain-containing protein 4, chloroplastic isoform X2 yields the protein MQMRTLNAATPSLTPLSVLSETRTETRKAPLLPIASPLKLPNSPAFIKTQPALHQCFSRTLHGGLLLLSSLLPNGFAKALSYEEALQQTTGFSSSVDFDPNGILDTVVSFVTEHPTVVAGGTVALAVPLILSRLLKNPKPWGVESARSAYAKLGDDATAQLLDIRPLKESRDVGSPDIKGFGKKPVSIAYNGEDKPGFLTKLSLKFKEPENTTLFIIDKFDGNSELVAELVTANGFKAAYAVKDGAEGPRGWVNSGLPWIQPKKGLDLSNLTEAFAEAFGEGSDGLSVTVGIAAAAGLGLLAFSEIETILQLLGSAAIVQLVSKKFLYAENRKQTLKQVDEFLNTKVAPKELVDDVKQIGAALLPTTTTSKALPAPTEEKPEPKVKAVAEAPQTNSVPETVPEADGITGFSRPLSPYASYPDLKPPTSPTPSQP from the exons ATGCAAATGAGGACCCTCAATGCAGCAACTCCAAGTTTGACACCTCTCTCGGTTCTTTCTGAGACAAGAACCGAGACCAGAAAAGCACCATTGCTCCCCATTGCTTCACCACTCAAACTACCCAACTCCCCGGCTTTTATTAAGACCCAACCAGCTTTGCACCAGTGTTTTTCAAGAACCTTGCATGGGGGTTTACTGCTACTGTCATCACTTCTCCCCAATGGTTTCGCTAAAGCCTTGTCATACGAGGAAGCCCTACAGCAGACTACGGGATTCTCCTCGTCTGTTGATTTTGACCCAAATGGGATCCTTGATACCGTTGTCAGTTTTGTAACTGAGCATCCCACGGTTGTAGCTGGTGGCACCGTTGCTTTAGCTGTTCCTTTGATTTTGTCTCGTCTGTTAAAGAATCCAAAGCCATGGGGAGTTGAGTCTGCAAGGAGTGCTTACGCCAAGCTAGGTGACGATGCCACTGCTCAGTTGCTGGACATAAGGCCTCTCAAGGAGTCTAGAGATGTTGGTAGCCCTGACATTAAGGGATTTGGGAAGAAACCGGTGTCAATTGCCTACAATGGTGAAGATAAACCAGGGTTCTTGACAAAACTGTCTTTGAAATTCAAGGAACCTGAAAATACTACCTTATTCATTATAGACAA ATTTGATGGGAATTCCGAACTGGTTGCGGAGTTGGTCACTGCAAATGGATTCAAAGCTGCTTATGCAGTCAAAGATGGTGCTGAAGGACCACGGGGATGGGTG AACAGTGGTCTTCCCTGGATACAACCAAAGAAAGGTCTTGACCTTAGCAATTTGACAGAAGCATTCGCTGAGGCCTTCGGA GAGGGATCAGATGGCCTTTCTGTTACTGTGGGGATTGCTGCAGCTGCAGGGTTAGGCCTTTTGGCTTTTTCAGAG ATAGAAACGATCCTTCAACTTTTAGGCTCAGCTGCTATTGTGCAGCTTGTAAGCAAGAAATTCCTGTATGCAGAG AACCGAAAGCAAACACTTAAACAAGTTGATGAATTCTTAAACACGAAGGTGGCTCCTAAGGAACTTGTCGATGATGTAAAG CAAATTGGAGCAGCCCTTTTACCAACAACTACCACTAGCAAGGCTCTTCCTGCACCTACGGAGGAAAAACCTGAACCCAAAGTCAAAGCAGTGGCAGAAGCCCCTCAAACAAATTCAGTTCCCGAAACAGTACCCGAGGCAGATGGAATCACTGGATTTTCAAGACCGCTTTCACCATATGCTTCT TATCCAGATTTGAAGCCACCAACATCTCCTACTCCATCACAGCCCTAG